ACCGTAGAACATGCCCGGATTTACCTCCAAAAGCCTGAAGATCCAACGCAAAAGATAGTTTCCGACGTTGGCGGGACTGCCATCGACGCGTACGACCTTGATGCGCATGGCCATTTTCCCCACACTTTGGCCCCTGAAAAACCATTCGCAGAGCAGATGATAGAGCAAACCGGGCACCGTCGCCAAGGCAATCGCCCCGGAAGAAATGTCCCCCAAGGCAGCGGAGACAACGAATGCAGCGATCAACACGTACACGACGATGATGACAATGTCGATCAGCCACGCCAGAATACGGTCGAAAATCGAGGCCAATTCGTACTCGATTTCGATATTTTGCGATGTGGTTATTTTGATTTTGGTCACTGCGAAAGAATCTATAAATTCAGGCGGTAAAATCCGTAAGCGAAGATAATGAGAGAAACCACGTTCCTCAAACAAAACGAAAAAAAGTGGAAAGAGTTCGAGATGCTCGTTCGCGCCAAGAAGGGTATGGTGCCGCCTGACAAAATCGCCGAACTCTTCATCGAGGTGACGGATGACCTCGCCTACGCGCGTACGCACTACCCTCAAAGCACGACAACGCAGTACCTCAACGGCCTCGCCGGGCAGCTTCACCAGGCCATCGTTCGCAACAAAAAGGTCAAGTCCAATGCATTTCTGAATTTCTGGCGCACTGAACTGCCTGGAATT
This DNA window, taken from Bacteroidota bacterium, encodes the following:
- a CDS encoding RDD family protein; translated protein: MTKIKITTSQNIEIEYELASIFDRILAWLIDIVIIVVYVLIAAFVVSAALGDISSGAIALATVPGLLYHLLCEWFFRGQSVGKMAMRIKVVRVDGSPANVGNYLLRWIFRLLEVNPGMFYGSIAIGSIAFSPRGQRFGDMMAGTTVIKLDRKVSLADTILAPTREGYQALFPEVSKLDDADAGTIRDVLKQHRMEGDQSVLNACANRVCHALGITPPQTMNAEQFLRSVLKDYSHLH